GCAAGTTAGAAAGTAATGTTGGCATGTTCGGCATTGCACGAAAGGTATTTATATTTGCAATGGTATCGGTGGCTCATCTGGTGGACGGTGTTCTGGGAGACGGACATTTGTTCAGGGATGCGGTCGCCTTTTTTTATATCGCAAATGAGTTATTGTCTATAATTGAAAATGGGGGCAAATTGGGAGCGCCGATCCCGCCTGTGATCCGGCAGGCTATTGAAGTGCTCAAGGGCAAGGGAGGAACCGGGGAACTCCCCGGTAACTTCTCCCCAAGTGCCAAAGACTCTTTTTCACAGGCAGATTCAGATGATACAGATTCACAAACAAGAGATGGCACTAAGTAGCTCCACCATAGCCATCCGAACTTACCTTTTACCAACAATCAGGACACGCACACAAGCAACCCCTTATCCAACCGCATTAACTATATACAAACGGCAATTTGCCGCATAAAGGGTGTGAGAAACATGCAAACGAGAAGCTCGGGCAATACGCAGGGCATTGACGTCTCCCGGTATCAGGGAACAATCGATTGGGCCAAAGTGAAGGCAAGCGGCATGACTTTTGTGTTCATTAAGGCTACAGAAGGGCAGACGTACACCGACCCAAATTTCCAAAAAAACGTAACTGGCGCACTGGCAGCGGGTATGCTGGTAGGGACGTATCATTTCTTCCGCGCGACGTCCACTGAAGCAGCCAAGGCCGAAGCAGCGCATTATGCCACGACACTGCAAAAAGTAGGAGGCGCCAAGGCGCTGCAATTACCTCCTGTCATGGACTACGAGAACAATCCAGGTAACCTGAGCAAAGCTCAGATCAACACGGTAGCTAAGGCTTTTTTAACCGAATTGCAACGTCTTACTGGTGTGAAACCGATCATATACACAGGAAATTCATTTGCCGACAATTTTGATACTTCAATGAGCTCATACGATCTATGGATTGCGCGTTACAGCAACACACGTGTACCGGATGACCAGCCGGCATGGAAACGTTGGACGTTCTGGCAGTATACGGACTCGGGCAAGGTGAACGGAATCAGCGGCAATGTGGATATGAACGAGTTCCAAGGATCTGCAGTGGAATTGAAAGCAAGATATGCAACAGCAACACCAAAGCCGCCAGAGCCATCCGAACCGACCAATCCCACCAATCCAACCGAACCACCGAAAGGGGGCGAACCGATGACAGCCGAAGAGAAAGCAGCGTTTGATACGCTCAAATCCCAGGTCGATAAACTGCAGGCGCGCCAACAGATGGAAGTTCCAGTCTGGGCAAAAGCTGCCGTTGACGCAGCACTGGCATACGACACCAAAAATCCGTTGTTCAGCATCGATAGTGGGGCGAGTTATGATTTTTACCGTTTTATCACGGTCATGTACCGCAGAGGTTTATTCAAAAAATAAGACGACCTAACTTAAAATATAAGTTGTTCCTGGTTTTAAAGAGGGAGCACAACAAGGGACACACGACGCTTTTTGTCGAATAGTGTTCCTTTTTTGTGTTTTATGTAAATGATATTAACATATATAATAAAGTTGAAGACTTATGTCCGTAAATCTCTTGTCTATTTGATGAATGTGATGTAAAGTTAGTTACACGAAATCGATTTTCACCACTGTTTATTTACACAATCCTCCTCATCATGACAAGACTTTAACATCAAAAGTTATTGTAATGTCTCCCTGTTGTAAAATCCAACATCTCTAGATCAATTTCACAACGTTTTGAAACAATCCAATCCAACCTGCTTGAGAAACCACTAAAATGTTCTGTTTACCAACTTTCTGTTACAGCTAATTGCCACCATTGGATTTTAAGCCATTACATTTTAGCCTTGACGTTTAACTCTAAGTCAAACATTAAGCCAAACTCCATACCAAACAACGCCACCATTCTCTCTAAATCAGCCTTGTTGGCCGCCACCAAGTCCGTACCCTTCTACTGTTGCTTATTGACCTAAGTTCAATTATTACGCAACAACCACAGGCATTTACAACTCGTCACATCATCCGAAAAAACTTACAAAATGTGTACGGTTACATCCGTTTTTACATTTCATATATACTCCTCAACTTATCTAAACATCCATCCCAGGTATCAAAGGCACCTAAAGCCTTTCATATGATACAAAGCACCAAACCGATCGATTGTAAACATTGGAGTTTTTTCACGCCAGTATCACACACATTATGAGACAGGGAAGGGTGTTGTACGTATGCGAATGAGAAAAAAGTGGTTATCCGGGGTCATGGCAATGGCCATGAGTACAGTGTTGATTCTATCGGGCTGCTCCAGCGCCAGTAATGAGGGTACAGGCAATTCACCCGCTCCGGCGGAAGGTAGCGAGCCTCCGGCAGAAGTGGCAGCACAAGATACGATGATAATGGGACGCGGCGGAGATTCGGTGGCGCTGGACCCGGCAATCGTAACAGATGGGGAGTCGCTGAAGATTGGACATCAGGTATTCGACTCATTGCTGGACTACAAGGAAGGTGGAACCGAGGTTGTTCCGGGACTGGCTGAGAGCTGGGAGATTTCGGCGGATGGACTCAAGTATGACTTCAAGCTGAAGTCCGGTGTGAAATTCCACGATGGTACTGACTTCAACGCAGAGGCTGTGGTGTTTAACTTCAACCGTTGGAGTGATCCGGCCAGTGAATATAAATTTGAGGGAGATTCCTTCGACTATTATGACTCTATGTTTGGTCCAGAAGACGGACGCGTGATCAAGGAGGTAAAGGCGATTGACGAGACAACGGTTGAGTTCACCCTGAACCAGCCACAAGCGCCTTTCCTGCAAAACATTGCGATGACACCATTTGGCATTGCAAGTCCAACCGCGATTCAGGAGAAAAAGGAAAATTTCAAGAGCGAGCCAGTAGGCACAGGCCCATTTGTATTCAAAGAGTGGAAGCGGAACGACTCCATCACCCTGGAGAAGAATCCGACTTATTGGAAAGAGGGATTGCCGAAGCTGAACAAAGTGATTGTACGTTCCATTCCGGATAACACGGCTCGCTTCAATGCGCTGCAAAACGGCGAGATTGATATCATGGAGGATCTGAACCCGGACGATCTGTCCATCCTTGAGGGAAATAGTGAGCTGCAAAAAATTGAGCGTCCACCATTTAACGTTTCATACATTGGTTTCAACTTTAAGAAAAAACCGTTTGATAACGTGAAAGTAAGACAAGCGCTCAACCACGCGGTAAACAAACAGGGCATTATTGATGCTTTCTTTGCGGGACAAGCGCAGCCAGCGGTGAACCCGATGCCGCCAACACTGTGGGGGTATAACGATAGTATTGCGGACTATGCTTACGATCTGGAAAAAGCAAAAGCATTACTTGCCGAAGCCGGCTACCCTGACGGATTGCCTGACCCGGTAACATTCTATGCAATGCCAGTATCCCGGCCGTATATGCCTGACGGCAAGAAGGTTGCCGAAGCGATCCAGGCCGATTTTGAGAAAATCGGAGTGACCGTCAACATCGAATCACCGGAGTGGGCGACGTACTTGGATGATGCCAAAGCTGGAGAGAAAGACGACATTTACATGCTCGGCTGGACTGGTGATAACGGTGACCCGGATAACTTCCTGTACACGCTGCTGGATAAGGATGCAATCCCGGGCAACAACCGCAGCTTCTACGTAAACGAAGAATTGCATACGTTGCTGACGAGTGCGCAGAAAGAAACGGATCAGGACAAACGTGCGGAACTGTACAAGCAAGCGCAAGTGATTATTAAGGAAGATGCTCCATGGATTCCACTTGTGCACACCACTCCTATTCTGGCAGGTAAAGCGAACCTGAAGGATTTCGTACCGTCCCCATTGGGCACGGAATCTTATGCTAATGCCTACTTCGAATAACTATATACGAGCTGAGTTAGTACTATCATGATTCATTAGTTCAAAGCGCTGGCGTACACGCAATGCTTGGCAGAACCCACATCAGGATGTAACGATCTAAAGCATGCATGTCTGCCAGCGCTTTTTATACGTTAAAGGCAGGTGAATGAGGAGTGAACAGTTACATCGTCAAACGTGTACTCGTGTTACTGCCCGTGCTGCTGGGCATGACCCTGATCGTCTTTTCCATTATCCACGCCATTCCGGGTGATCCGGCCGAGACCATACTCGGGCAAAAGGCAACCGAACAATCCAAGCAAGCTTTGCGTGACCAGCTCGGACTGGACAAACCATGGTTTCAACAATATTTCGCTTATCTGGGCGACCTGTTTAAGGGAGATCTGGGCACATCCATCCGCACCAAGGTTCCCATTGCCCAGGAAATTGTGCCCTATCTGACAGCGACCCTTGAATTAACGATGGCGAGTATGCTGTTTGCGATCATTATTGGCGTGAATGCAGGGATCGTCAGTGCGTGGAAACATAACTCGTGGTTCGATTACTGCTGCATGGTCATTGCATTGGTGGGTGTATCGATGCCGATCTTCTGGCTTGGGTTGATGGAGCAGTGGTTATTTGCGAACAAACTGCACTGGCTGCCATCCATCGGCAGAATGAATGCGCGTGATCCCATTGAAGCCATTACGGGCTTGTATGTGCTGGATACGATGATTGCCGGACGCTGGGATCAGTTGTGGACGGTAACGAAACATTTGCTGCTGCCAAGTATCGCGCTCGGTACAATTCCGATGGCCGTTATTGCTCGGATGACGCGTTCCAGCATGCTCGAAGTAATGAGTTCGGATTATATCCGTACTGCGAAGGCGAAGGGACTCGGCCCGTTTTTTGTTGTATATGGACATGCGTTGAAAAATGCGTTTATACCCGTGCTCACCGTCATCGGCATACAGACCGGATCTTTGCTGGGTGGAGCTGTACTGACCGAAACGATCTTTGCCTGGCCCGGTGTAGGTCGCTATATATATGAAGCAATTAGTTCGCGGGACTATCCGGTAATCCAGAGCGGCATTCTGATCGTCGCATTCTTTTTCGTAGTGATCAACTTGATTGTGGACTTGCTGTACGCCGTATTCGATCCGCGTATTAGTTATAAGTGAGTATGAACAGAAGGGAGACGCCGCATGGCCAAATTATCGACCAATACCGGAGCACCTATTGACGCCGCGTCGGCACCTGCATCAGGTCCATGGCGGGAAGCCTGGAGAACGTTTCGGAAAAATCGACTTGCGCTGGCAGGTTTGATCATTATCGTTTTTTTCATCCTGTTGGCCTTTGCTGCCCCGTATATTGCCCCGTATGACTACAAAGAGCAGGTGCTCGCAGATCGTCTGCAAGCCCCTTCGGCAGAGCATTGGTTTGGTACCGATGATCTCGGACGTGACGTATTTTCCAGAGTGCTGCATGGAGCGCGCATTTCATTGTGGGTTGGTTTCTTTTCTGTTATTGGCTCTATTATTGCGGGCGCATTGCTCGGTCTGATTGCTGGATATTATGGAAAATGGGCAGACATGCTCATCTCGCGTTTGTTCGATATCTTGCTTGCTTTCCCCGCTATCCTGTTGGCAATTGCCATTGTGGCGATTCTCGGTCCGTCTTTGCAAAATGCACTGCTCGCGATAGCGATCGTGAACATCCCGACCTACGGACGACTGGTGCGATCAAGGGTACTTAGCTTGAGGCAGGAGGAATTCATTACGTCTGCTCGTACGCTTGGGGCTAGCAATATGCGAATTCTGTTCCGGCACATCTTGCCCAATAGCCTCACCCCGCTCATCGTACAAGGCACACTTGGAATTGGAACAGCGATTATTGAAGCAGCTGCGCTTGGGTTCCTCGGCATGGGGGCGCAACCACCTGACCCGGAGTGGGGAAAAATGCTGTCGGATTCCCGCCAGTTTCTGCAAAAAGCACCGTGGACGCTGATTTTCCCCGGACTTTCCATCATGTTCACCGTGCTCGGTTTCAACTTGCTCGGGGACGGCTTGCGCGACACCCTTGATCCAAGGATGGCCAAAAAGTAGAAGATTGCATCTCTGGTTGCTTTTCTAGTTTCAGCTCTAGTTGCATCTCTAACTAAGTCTACAACTCTGTTCCAATCTAACGAACCTAGGATGCCTTATTCTGCGATTTCTTGCCAATGCTGCCCGTACTCATTACAATTTGTATCCAAGCCGGTTCGAACTTTGGTTCGAGGCGGCTTTTGTGTTGCATGATGTATTGCGCTAAAATGGTTAGAGATGTGCAAAACTTAAAGTGTTACTCGATGATTTTGTTAAAATAACCGCCATCGTATTGACACCCAATTTTCCCATATGTTATATAAAAGGAAGGGTTTAGCACTCCAATCATCAGAGTGCTAATAAATGATATTTTTACTACACGACTACATATGGAATGATTGTGTTATTGAATATGGATATTAAATCTGAATAGGACATGCGAGTGGAATGGGCTGGAAAAGGCCTGGCAGCGAAAGATTGATCAATAGATTTTCAATTGATTAAAAATCTCAATGTTTAAAATCAGTTGGTGAATGGTGCGGCAATAGTGAAGGGAACGAAATCGATTCTGTAGAAGCGATGCGTTCGCCTTTATCCCCTAATTTCACCCTTTTTAGAAGGGAATCAAGGAAATTAGAGGGTAACAGCGATCGGAAGAACGATTCGTAACCGGAACGGCTAGACCGCAGAAAATCATGCACTTATTTTAAATGAACGATTGATTGAATCAAAATAATCTAGTGATCAAAGCGATTAAAGGTTTTTCTAGTAACGTAATATTCTGCATGGGAGTATTCAAAGGTTTACTTTCTATATTCAACCCAATCATTCTATCCCCAATTTGAAAGGAGACACCCATTCATGGCTAAAAAAGAATTCCAGGCTGAATCCAAACGCTTGCTAGATATGATGATCAACTCCATTTACACCCAAAGAGAAATCTTTTTGAGAGAACTGATCTCCAACTCCAGTGACGCCATTGACAAAATATATTACAAAGCACTGACTGACGATACACTCGTCTTCAACAAAGAGGACTACTACATCAAGCTCACCATCGACAAAGAGAACCGCACACTTACGCTGACCGATACAGGAATCGGTATGACCCAGGAAGAGCTGGAGAACAATCTGGGGGTTATCGCGAAGAGTGGCTCGCTGGCGTTCAAGAAAGAGAATGAAGCCAAAGACGGCCACAACATCATCGGACAATTCGGGGTTGGTTTCTACTCCGCATTTATGGTGGCGGACAAGCTGACGGTAACGAGTAAAACGCTGGGCAGCGACGAAGCATGGAAATGGGAATCCGAAGGTGCGGACGGATACACGATCTCTCCAGCCGAGAAAGATTCCGTGGGTACGGAAATCGTCCTGACGATCAAACAAAATACCGAAGAAGATTCGTATGACGAATTTTTGGAAGAGTACCGCCTGAGATCCATCGTCAAGAAATACTCCGATTTCATTCGCTACCCGATCAAGATGGATGTGACAGGTCAGCGTCCAAAAGAGGGTACGGAGAACGAGTTCGAGGAGTACAAAGAAGAGCAAACCGTGAACAGCATGGTGCCGATCTGGCGTAAAAATAAAAGCGAACTGACCGAAGAAGACTACAACAACTTCTATATGGAAAAACGCTACGGTTTTGACAAACCGCTCAAACACTTGCACATCAGCGCTGATGGCGCAGTGGTATATAATGCGATCCTGTTTATTCCGGAGAACACACCGTTTGATTATTATACAAAAGAGTATGAAAAAGGGCTTGAACTGTACTCTAACGGTGTATTGATCATGGATAAATGCGGTGATTTGCTGCCAGATTACTTCGGATTTGTAAAAGGTATGGTTGATTCCGAGGATCTGTCTCTGAACATCTCCCGTGAAATGCTGCAACATGACCGTCAACTCAGCCTGATTGCGAAGAACATCAAGAACAAGATCAAGAGCCAACTGCAAAGCTTGCTCAAGGACGAGCGTGAGAATTACGAGAAATTCTATCAAGCGTTTGGCCGTCAGCTGAAGTATGGCGTATATAGCGACTATGGCGTGAATAAGGATACCCTGCAGGATCTGCTTTTGTTCTCTTCTTCCAAAGAGAAGAAATTGGTTAGTCTGGACGAGTACGTTTCCAGAATGCCGGAAGATCAGAAGTACATCTACTACGCATCCGGTGAATCCATTGAACGGATTGAGAAGCTGCCACAGATCGAGGGTGTACTCGACAAAGGTTTTGAAGTATTGTACTTCACCGACGACATTGATGAGTTTGCAATCAAGATGATCACGAATTATAAAGAGAAAGAATTCAAATCCATCTCCAGCGGTGACCTGGGCATCGAGGACAGTGCAGACAAAGAAGAAACAGACGCACAGGACAACGACAACAAAGAGTTGTTCGAAGCGATGCAGGCGCAGCTTGGCGGCAAAGTAAAAGCTGTTAAAGCTTCCAAACGCCTGAGAAGCCACCCGGTATGTTTGTCCACTGAAGGTGAGCTGACGATTGAGATGGAGAAAATCCTGAAAGCCATGCCGAACAGCGAAAATGTACAGGCAGATAAAGTGCTGGAGATCAACGTAAATCACGATGTCTTCAAATCCCTCAAAGACGCATTCGCACAGGATAAAGAAAAACTAAGCCTTTACACAAGCTTGCTGTATCATCAAGCATTGCTGATCGAAGGACTACCAATTCAAGACCCGGTAGAGTTCACCAACGATATCTGCAAGGTTATGGTGTAAACTACCTTCTTCACCCGACAGGGCATTTGCCCTGTCGGTTTTTTTAATTTTACCTCCTCACCCATACAGCGGAGGGGACGGGGGAGACAGACTATCATTGAAGTAATGAATGAACAATTTAATGGTATTCTTTAGCCTCTCAAAGTCTTGTTTGAAGTCCCCCTTTATAGGGGATGTAATGTCATTTTAGATTGGGTGTGAATCAAACAGCGAAAGTAGTGAAGGGGACGGAATCGATTCTGAAGAAGCGGAGCGTTCGCCTGAAAGCTTTCTGTAAGAGAGCTGCATCGGAAGCATAATCTATTCCCGGGTTTTCCCCTTTGAAAAGGGAATTCAGAAAACCTGGAGACAACAGCGATCGAAAGAACGATCCGTAACCGGAACGGCTACAAGGCACAGCGAGTACTTATTGTTTCTGCCATCGAAGCGAGCTTATGTGAATCAAA
This window of the Paenibacillus marchantiae genome carries:
- a CDS encoding phage holin family protein, whose amino-acid sequence is MEQETLWKWLLALITSSVTYFFGGWSGVLGVLLVFVILDYLTGIAAAGMSGKLESNVGMFGIARKVFIFAMVSVAHLVDGVLGDGHLFRDAVAFFYIANELLSIIENGGKLGAPIPPVIRQAIEVLKGKGGTGELPGNFSPSAKDSFSQADSDDTDSQTRDGTK
- a CDS encoding glycoside hydrolase family 25 protein, translating into MQTRSSGNTQGIDVSRYQGTIDWAKVKASGMTFVFIKATEGQTYTDPNFQKNVTGALAAGMLVGTYHFFRATSTEAAKAEAAHYATTLQKVGGAKALQLPPVMDYENNPGNLSKAQINTVAKAFLTELQRLTGVKPIIYTGNSFADNFDTSMSSYDLWIARYSNTRVPDDQPAWKRWTFWQYTDSGKVNGISGNVDMNEFQGSAVELKARYATATPKPPEPSEPTNPTNPTEPPKGGEPMTAEEKAAFDTLKSQVDKLQARQQMEVPVWAKAAVDAALAYDTKNPLFSIDSGASYDFYRFITVMYRRGLFKK
- a CDS encoding ABC transporter substrate-binding protein; this translates as MRKKWLSGVMAMAMSTVLILSGCSSASNEGTGNSPAPAEGSEPPAEVAAQDTMIMGRGGDSVALDPAIVTDGESLKIGHQVFDSLLDYKEGGTEVVPGLAESWEISADGLKYDFKLKSGVKFHDGTDFNAEAVVFNFNRWSDPASEYKFEGDSFDYYDSMFGPEDGRVIKEVKAIDETTVEFTLNQPQAPFLQNIAMTPFGIASPTAIQEKKENFKSEPVGTGPFVFKEWKRNDSITLEKNPTYWKEGLPKLNKVIVRSIPDNTARFNALQNGEIDIMEDLNPDDLSILEGNSELQKIERPPFNVSYIGFNFKKKPFDNVKVRQALNHAVNKQGIIDAFFAGQAQPAVNPMPPTLWGYNDSIADYAYDLEKAKALLAEAGYPDGLPDPVTFYAMPVSRPYMPDGKKVAEAIQADFEKIGVTVNIESPEWATYLDDAKAGEKDDIYMLGWTGDNGDPDNFLYTLLDKDAIPGNNRSFYVNEELHTLLTSAQKETDQDKRAELYKQAQVIIKEDAPWIPLVHTTPILAGKANLKDFVPSPLGTESYANAYFE
- a CDS encoding ABC transporter permease, which produces MNSYIVKRVLVLLPVLLGMTLIVFSIIHAIPGDPAETILGQKATEQSKQALRDQLGLDKPWFQQYFAYLGDLFKGDLGTSIRTKVPIAQEIVPYLTATLELTMASMLFAIIIGVNAGIVSAWKHNSWFDYCCMVIALVGVSMPIFWLGLMEQWLFANKLHWLPSIGRMNARDPIEAITGLYVLDTMIAGRWDQLWTVTKHLLLPSIALGTIPMAVIARMTRSSMLEVMSSDYIRTAKAKGLGPFFVVYGHALKNAFIPVLTVIGIQTGSLLGGAVLTETIFAWPGVGRYIYEAISSRDYPVIQSGILIVAFFFVVINLIVDLLYAVFDPRISYK
- the nikC gene encoding nickel transporter permease, whose amino-acid sequence is MAKLSTNTGAPIDAASAPASGPWREAWRTFRKNRLALAGLIIIVFFILLAFAAPYIAPYDYKEQVLADRLQAPSAEHWFGTDDLGRDVFSRVLHGARISLWVGFFSVIGSIIAGALLGLIAGYYGKWADMLISRLFDILLAFPAILLAIAIVAILGPSLQNALLAIAIVNIPTYGRLVRSRVLSLRQEEFITSARTLGASNMRILFRHILPNSLTPLIVQGTLGIGTAIIEAAALGFLGMGAQPPDPEWGKMLSDSRQFLQKAPWTLIFPGLSIMFTVLGFNLLGDGLRDTLDPRMAKK
- the htpG gene encoding molecular chaperone HtpG; translated protein: MAKKEFQAESKRLLDMMINSIYTQREIFLRELISNSSDAIDKIYYKALTDDTLVFNKEDYYIKLTIDKENRTLTLTDTGIGMTQEELENNLGVIAKSGSLAFKKENEAKDGHNIIGQFGVGFYSAFMVADKLTVTSKTLGSDEAWKWESEGADGYTISPAEKDSVGTEIVLTIKQNTEEDSYDEFLEEYRLRSIVKKYSDFIRYPIKMDVTGQRPKEGTENEFEEYKEEQTVNSMVPIWRKNKSELTEEDYNNFYMEKRYGFDKPLKHLHISADGAVVYNAILFIPENTPFDYYTKEYEKGLELYSNGVLIMDKCGDLLPDYFGFVKGMVDSEDLSLNISREMLQHDRQLSLIAKNIKNKIKSQLQSLLKDERENYEKFYQAFGRQLKYGVYSDYGVNKDTLQDLLLFSSSKEKKLVSLDEYVSRMPEDQKYIYYASGESIERIEKLPQIEGVLDKGFEVLYFTDDIDEFAIKMITNYKEKEFKSISSGDLGIEDSADKEETDAQDNDNKELFEAMQAQLGGKVKAVKASKRLRSHPVCLSTEGELTIEMEKILKAMPNSENVQADKVLEINVNHDVFKSLKDAFAQDKEKLSLYTSLLYHQALLIEGLPIQDPVEFTNDICKVMV